In Sphingobacteriaceae bacterium, one genomic interval encodes:
- a CDS encoding FAD-binding protein → MIHKIQIQTSPQNAINESLIKQQVRNELGLDEEIDLSIKISKRSVDARGRKIKINLSIEAAVDEALSEFEFTPIFKDVSSAKKNCHIIGAGPAGLFAALRCLENGIKPILFERGKTVKDRRRDLAAINKEHLINPESNYCFGEGGAGTYSDGKLYTRSGKRGSIEKILKLFVYHGASQEILIDAHPHIGTNKLPALIENIRKTILDFGGEIYFNSKLEDIEIKNNIIHAIQIKDQFEIKQHAIQQLILATGHSARDIYELLNKKGVLLEMKPFAIGVRVEHSQSYVDAIQYHCNSENELKDIREYLPAASYSLVEQVNGRGVYSFCMCPGGIIAPCATAQEEIVTNGWSPSKRNNPYANSGIVVGVNEKDFEPYKEYGALAGLEFQKYFEHKAWIFGGKTQTAPAQALADFVQQKQSSVLPTCSYVPGVKSVDMHELLEKELSNALKLGFKSFDKKMRNYVTNEAVIVGVESRTSTPVRIPRDKELCAHPQIRNLYPCGEGAGFAGGIVSAAMDGERCADAILNFEIKK, encoded by the coding sequence ATGATTCATAAAATTCAAATACAAACTTCACCGCAAAACGCAATTAACGAAAGTTTAATCAAACAACAAGTCAGAAATGAATTGGGACTTGATGAAGAAATTGATTTATCCATCAAAATTTCTAAACGAAGTGTTGACGCAAGAGGGAGGAAAATAAAAATTAATTTGAGCATTGAAGCGGCGGTGGATGAGGCGCTTTCGGAATTCGAATTCACGCCAATTTTTAAAGATGTTTCTAGTGCTAAAAAAAACTGTCACATAATTGGGGCAGGGCCCGCCGGATTATTTGCGGCTTTACGTTGTTTAGAAAACGGCATAAAACCTATATTATTCGAAAGAGGGAAAACGGTAAAAGATCGAAGAAGAGATTTAGCGGCCATCAATAAGGAACATCTTATTAATCCTGAAAGTAATTATTGTTTTGGAGAGGGCGGTGCCGGAACTTACAGCGATGGTAAACTTTACACGCGTTCAGGCAAAAGGGGAAGTATAGAGAAAATATTAAAATTATTTGTTTATCACGGAGCAAGTCAAGAAATATTAATAGATGCACATCCCCACATCGGAACCAATAAACTTCCTGCACTAATTGAGAATATCAGAAAAACTATTTTAGATTTTGGTGGAGAAATTTATTTTAATTCCAAACTCGAGGATATTGAGATTAAAAATAATATCATACACGCTATACAGATAAAGGATCAATTTGAAATAAAACAACATGCCATCCAACAATTAATTTTAGCCACCGGTCATTCGGCTAGAGACATTTATGAGCTATTAAATAAAAAAGGAGTTTTGTTGGAAATGAAGCCTTTTGCCATTGGCGTGCGGGTAGAACATAGTCAATCTTATGTAGACGCGATACAATACCACTGTAATTCAGAAAATGAACTTAAAGATATTCGTGAATATTTGCCTGCCGCTTCTTACTCGTTAGTGGAGCAGGTAAATGGAAGAGGGGTGTATTCCTTTTGTATGTGTCCCGGCGGTATTATTGCACCCTGCGCAACAGCTCAAGAAGAAATTGTTACAAACGGATGGAGTCCCAGTAAAAGAAACAATCCCTATGCCAATAGCGGTATTGTAGTTGGGGTAAATGAAAAAGATTTTGAACCCTATAAAGAATACGGTGCGCTTGCGGGATTAGAATTTCAAAAATATTTTGAACACAAGGCCTGGATATTTGGGGGTAAAACACAAACTGCTCCCGCACAAGCTTTGGCGGATTTTGTTCAGCAAAAACAAAGTTCAGTTTTGCCTACATGCAGCTACGTGCCGGGAGTAAAAAGTGTTGACATGCACGAATTGTTAGAAAAAGAACTAAGCAATGCGCTTAAGCTTGGATTTAAAAGTTTTGATAAAAAAATGAGAAATTACGTAACCAATGAGGCTGTAATTGTTGGCGTTGAGTCACGCACTTCAACTCCGGTTCGAATTCCACGCGATAAAGAACTGTGCGCACACCCTCAGATTAGAAATTTATATCCATGTGGGGAAGGCGCCGGGTTTGCAGGCGGAATAGTTAGTGCTGCAATGGACGGGGAAAGATGTGCTGATGCAATATTAAATTTTGAAATAAAAAAATGA
- a CDS encoding flippase-like domain-containing protein has product MQGSKTKSVIQFIILLSIGVLLIWLSLRQVAPEKDNILKAFSEANYFWVFVSLLIAFFSHFLRAYRWNYLLEPLGYKTKLLNANCHVMVGYFANYGIPRMGEITRCTLAAKYDKVPFEVALGTVITERIVDFFIFIIIFVVTLFVQFNELIGLANELIFDKISSSFSGLMNKPILLGLILFFGIGLVAVFFLFRKKIAAKLKGKFGKVILGMLNGLSSVRKTKNPIQFIILSLLIWASYFYSLYFCFFAIDGTSHLGQKECLSLLLFGTLGVIFAPGGLGAYPFILYTILSGTYGVEDAPAFALPWLSWTGQFVLILVLGILSLLILPLYNKNKDVVQ; this is encoded by the coding sequence GTGCAGGGCAGTAAAACCAAGTCGGTTATACAATTTATTATTCTGCTTTCAATAGGAGTTTTATTGATTTGGCTTTCGTTAAGGCAAGTTGCTCCTGAAAAAGACAATATCCTTAAAGCATTTTCAGAGGCTAATTACTTTTGGGTTTTTGTTTCTCTCTTGATTGCTTTTTTTAGTCATTTTTTAAGAGCTTATCGGTGGAATTATTTATTGGAGCCTTTAGGATATAAAACCAAATTACTAAATGCTAATTGCCATGTTATGGTGGGTTATTTTGCTAATTACGGCATTCCCCGCATGGGAGAAATTACACGCTGTACGTTGGCTGCAAAATATGATAAGGTGCCTTTTGAAGTGGCCTTGGGTACGGTTATTACTGAGCGAATTGTAGATTTTTTCATTTTCATTATCATTTTTGTAGTCACCCTATTTGTTCAGTTTAATGAGTTAATAGGTTTAGCCAATGAACTAATTTTTGATAAAATATCTTCATCGTTTTCCGGGCTAATGAATAAGCCCATTTTATTAGGCTTAATTTTATTTTTTGGAATTGGGCTTGTGGCTGTTTTCTTTTTATTTCGAAAAAAAATTGCAGCTAAGTTGAAAGGAAAATTTGGCAAAGTAATTTTAGGTATGCTAAACGGATTGAGCTCCGTACGTAAAACTAAAAACCCAATTCAATTTATTATTTTGAGTTTACTCATTTGGGCCAGTTATTTTTATTCGCTTTACTTTTGTTTTTTTGCGATTGACGGCACTTCTCACCTCGGGCAAAAAGAATGTTTATCGCTTTTATTATTTGGAACGCTGGGTGTAATTTTTGCGCCGGGAGGATTAGGAGCATATCCCTTTATTTTGTATACCATACTTTCCGGAACCTACGGCGTAGAAGACGCGCCTGCGTTTGCCTTACCTTGGCTTTCGTGGACCGGTCAATTCGTATTAATTTTGGTGTTAGGAATTCTAAGTTTATTAATTTTACCTTTATATAACAAAAATAAAGATGTCGTTCAATAA
- a CDS encoding T9SS type A sorting domain-containing protein — MKKLIVIFLFFLYSFTNAQNLVGNPSFETTSGCGGNGQMPQATGWSAPPGGITIADLYTPCASTGVTCSNFNTAGSMAGCSNPCTGDKYTGQIAYYTACTNCREYLRRQLVSPLVAGTTYFLSFHTKLAPYARYGVNRMGMHVATTSLAQPSSNQPILVTPQIEAGLITDKVNWTQVSGTFVAAGGENYVTIGVNYNNASLTIFNFGSSASSCALANAAAYYLVDNVWIAPVAAGLPPTCAPNSTTCPVILPIHLLNFSAVFSNDIVNLNWTTASETDNNFFTVERSIDGINFEKLNTINSKGKFNQSYQTSDINPHKGVSYYRLKQTDFNNSFSYSNIQAVNSDEALLELNVMPNPAEDKIAVTFNSNNNLISILEVYDILNKLVFKKEIEIVSGNNFHELDLTTLNKGLYFVRLQGNESIRQIKFIKN, encoded by the coding sequence GTGAAAAAGCTTATTGTTATATTCTTGTTTTTTCTGTATTCGTTTACCAATGCTCAAAATTTAGTGGGTAATCCAAGTTTTGAAACAACATCAGGTTGTGGGGGTAATGGACAAATGCCACAAGCCACCGGGTGGAGTGCGCCTCCTGGCGGAATTACCATTGCAGACTTATATACTCCTTGCGCCAGTACAGGAGTAACTTGTTCAAATTTTAATACAGCAGGAAGTATGGCCGGCTGCTCCAACCCCTGTACAGGAGATAAGTATACCGGCCAAATTGCGTATTATACTGCATGTACAAATTGCAGAGAATATTTAAGGCGACAATTAGTTTCACCATTGGTAGCGGGTACAACTTATTTTTTATCATTTCATACCAAGTTGGCACCTTATGCGCGTTATGGGGTAAATAGAATGGGGATGCATGTTGCAACTACCTCTTTAGCGCAACCCAGTTCTAATCAACCCATCCTTGTCACGCCTCAAATAGAAGCCGGTTTAATAACTGACAAAGTAAACTGGACTCAGGTTAGCGGAACATTTGTTGCCGCCGGCGGAGAAAATTATGTAACTATTGGCGTAAACTATAATAATGCCAGTTTAACCATATTTAATTTTGGTAGCTCTGCAAGTAGCTGTGCTTTAGCAAACGCTGCAGCTTATTATTTGGTAGATAATGTTTGGATTGCCCCTGTGGCTGCAGGCCTACCCCCAACCTGTGCTCCGAATAGCACAACTTGTCCAGTTATTTTACCAATTCATTTGTTGAATTTTTCCGCCGTATTTTCGAATGATATTGTTAACCTAAATTGGACAACCGCATCTGAAACAGATAATAATTTTTTTACGGTTGAGCGATCAATTGATGGAATTAATTTCGAAAAGCTAAACACAATAAACTCCAAAGGCAAATTTAATCAGTCCTATCAAACATCGGATATTAACCCGCACAAAGGCGTTTCTTATTATAGATTAAAACAAACCGATTTTAATAATTCATTTTCTTATTCTAATATTCAGGCAGTAAATTCAGACGAAGCGCTATTAGAATTAAACGTTATGCCTAATCCGGCTGAGGATAAAATTGCTGTTACTTTTAATTCAAATAACAATTTGATTTCTATTTTAGAAGTATATGATATACTTAATAAACTTGTGTTTAAAAAGGAAATTGAAATTGTTTCGGGAAATAATTTTCACGAACTTGATTTAACCACACTTAACAAAGGACTTTATTTTGTTAGGCTCCAGGGAAATGAATCAATCCGTCAGATAAAGTTTATAAAAAACTAA
- the trpS gene encoding tryptophan--tRNA ligase: MKRVLTGIQSTNVPHLGNVLGAILPAIAMSNEKETESFLFIADLHTLTSQKDPQFIRNSTYATAAVWLACGLDVSKTVFYRQSKVPQVTELTWYLNCFTPYPMLANAHSFKDKSSKLSDVNAGLFTYPVLMAADILLYDAHFVPVGKDQVQHLEMTADIAGAFNRKVGTEVFVIPQAKTDERVMVVPGTDGQKMSKSYNNFINIFLPEKELKKIIMSVVSDSKSLEDPKDPDTDNTFKLFSLLATKEQTSEMRENYLKGGYGYGHAKTALFELILNKFSKEREEYNRLMSKTELLENALLIGEQKANDIANAKLKLIRSLIGY; this comes from the coding sequence ATGAAAAGAGTACTTACGGGAATTCAAAGCACCAACGTGCCGCATTTGGGAAATGTGTTGGGCGCAATACTTCCTGCAATAGCAATGAGCAACGAAAAAGAAACGGAAAGTTTTTTATTTATTGCGGATTTGCATACACTCACATCTCAAAAAGATCCTCAGTTTATTAGAAACAGTACTTACGCTACAGCGGCTGTTTGGTTGGCCTGTGGTCTGGATGTTTCCAAAACTGTTTTCTATAGGCAAAGCAAAGTTCCGCAAGTAACAGAACTAACTTGGTATTTAAACTGTTTTACGCCGTACCCCATGTTAGCAAACGCTCATTCGTTTAAAGACAAAAGTTCAAAGCTGTCAGATGTGAATGCCGGATTATTTACTTATCCCGTATTGATGGCCGCTGACATTTTGTTGTATGATGCTCACTTTGTTCCCGTGGGAAAAGACCAGGTACAACATTTGGAAATGACAGCCGATATAGCCGGGGCCTTTAACAGAAAAGTAGGCACTGAAGTATTTGTTATTCCTCAGGCTAAAACAGATGAACGCGTAATGGTTGTGCCCGGAACAGACGGTCAGAAAATGAGTAAATCTTACAATAATTTTATTAATATCTTCCTTCCGGAAAAGGAACTTAAAAAAATTATTATGAGCGTTGTTAGCGATAGTAAAAGTTTGGAGGACCCTAAAGATCCGGATACAGATAATACTTTTAAATTGTTTTCGCTTTTAGCAACAAAGGAACAAACCAGTGAAATGCGAGAAAATTATTTAAAGGGCGGATATGGTTACGGTCATGCAAAAACAGCGCTTTTCGAATTAATTTTAAATAAGTTTTCTAAAGAAAGAGAAGAGTATAATCGCTTAATGAGTAAAACGGAACTTTTAGAAAATGCGCTTTTAATTGGTGAACAAAAAGCTAATGATATAGCAAACGCCAAACTAAAACTAATTAGAAGTTTAATTGGATACTAA
- a CDS encoding PorT family protein, which yields MPKFYKSKLHFGFTIAGNSTDFRLNPVPTSQFPDTVLISNKDTTRLKVITVFSDPAPGFAIGLVSDFRLHEYIRLRFTPSISFGSRKIEYTLANKTRDTIRKYQKTVESTFLIFPLEVKVQSKRLDNFSAYAIGGGGYMLDLNAKKKTAGTTGGANQLDNNVKLKRDDFFYSAGAGVDFYLEYFKLGLEIKLLIGTKNLLRPENSVFSNSLEKVRSRMVAFTITFEG from the coding sequence TTGCCCAAATTTTATAAATCTAAATTACATTTTGGTTTTACCATTGCGGGTAATAGTACCGATTTCCGACTTAATCCCGTTCCTACTTCACAATTTCCGGATACGGTACTCATCAGTAATAAAGATACTACGCGTTTAAAAGTAATAACTGTTTTTTCTGATCCGGCACCGGGTTTTGCTATTGGCTTAGTTAGCGATTTTCGCTTGCACGAATATATTCGGCTGCGATTTACACCCAGCATAAGTTTTGGCTCTCGTAAAATTGAATATACTCTGGCTAACAAAACCCGCGATACGATCCGTAAATATCAAAAAACTGTAGAATCCACTTTTTTAATTTTCCCGCTGGAAGTAAAAGTTCAATCTAAACGATTAGATAATTTTAGCGCGTATGCAATTGGCGGCGGAGGATATATGCTCGATTTAAATGCGAAAAAGAAAACGGCCGGAACTACAGGCGGGGCTAATCAGTTAGATAATAATGTAAAACTAAAAAGAGATGACTTTTTTTATAGCGCTGGCGCTGGCGTTGATTTTTATCTGGAATATTTTAAATTAGGACTTGAAATTAAATTACTCATTGGGACTAAAAACTTACTGAGGCCCGAAAACAGCGTTTTTTCAAATAGTCTGGAAAAAGTACGCTCTCGCATGGTAGCTTTTACCATAACTTTTGAGGGTTAA
- a CDS encoding aspartate 1-decarboxylase, which yields MEIQVMKSKLHGVTVTQAELDYIGSITIDEDLMDAVNLIENEMVHVLDKNNGERLVTYVLKGERGSGVICMNGPAALKVKPGHVVIVISYANMAFEKAKTFKPWVVFPDVTTNKLK from the coding sequence ATGGAAATTCAAGTAATGAAATCTAAACTTCATGGTGTAACCGTAACTCAGGCTGAGTTAGATTACATTGGAAGTATTACGATTGACGAAGATTTAATGGACGCAGTTAACTTGATTGAAAATGAAATGGTTCATGTATTAGACAAAAATAACGGTGAGCGCTTAGTAACTTATGTACTAAAGGGGGAAAGAGGAAGTGGTGTAATTTGCATGAATGGACCCGCGGCGTTAAAAGTTAAACCTGGGCATGTTGTTATTGTTATTTCTTATGCAAACATGGCTTTTGAAAAAGCTAAAACTTTTAAGCCCTGGGTTGTTTTTCCGGATGTAACTACCAATAAATTAAAATAA
- a CDS encoding tetratricopeptide repeat protein: protein MTKRDLQMYLSIFFLFLFNYSLNSQNIDSLTNLFYTVNHDSIRVRLLLNITEHLIYQNPDSAERTLMIGAQICEKESNKNNSNLQVKNVFKKYTGNLLISLGYVSMYKGEIDEAFKRTNEGLGVLSKLNDDQGIGVAYSNKAQLFQMIGKADSTNYYLKKAILLFKKINSNYYLTVSYNILAVTYDYQGNYAKALEIYFEALRYSEKSNNLRLLAGVTHNIGAVYEALNDLERAEEYYQRALTNRIKFNDQFGLGESYIALGKVMKKKSDYDKAFSYYNKALEIQKKINDLPNLAVTYNNLGQLNRLIGNKLKALEYYHKSMDIQLKIQDKNGLTFSYSNIGGLYKEQKEFDKAITYTIKSLEIAKELGYPENIRNSAQLLSDLYEFKGNSKKAFEYFKIYIKMRDSLSNIDVQKSSIQQQEKLIYEKKQAIAQEKYASDLLLQTEKSMAEKKRQNIIIGSVCTVLILVMFFSVLLFKRYKTSQRQRKIIELQKSEVEKQKHLVEVKQNEILDSIHYARRIQMAQIPSEKRVFFMFKKTNTS, encoded by the coding sequence ATGACGAAAAGAGATCTTCAAATGTATTTATCAATTTTTTTCTTGTTTTTATTTAATTATTCTCTTAATTCACAAAACATAGATTCGTTAACTAATTTGTTTTACACTGTTAATCATGACTCCATTCGAGTTCGTTTATTGTTGAATATAACAGAACATCTGATTTATCAGAACCCAGATTCCGCTGAACGAACTTTAATGATTGGCGCTCAAATTTGTGAAAAAGAATCAAATAAGAATAATTCAAATCTACAAGTGAAAAATGTTTTTAAAAAGTACACCGGGAACCTACTTATTTCTTTAGGCTATGTTAGCATGTATAAGGGCGAAATTGATGAGGCCTTTAAGAGGACAAATGAAGGATTAGGGGTGCTTTCTAAATTAAATGACGATCAAGGAATTGGCGTGGCATACTCTAACAAAGCTCAGTTGTTTCAAATGATCGGCAAAGCAGACAGCACAAATTATTATTTAAAAAAAGCCATTTTGCTTTTCAAGAAGATAAATAGTAATTATTATCTGACAGTATCATATAATATTTTGGCAGTAACATATGATTATCAAGGCAACTATGCTAAGGCGTTAGAAATTTACTTTGAGGCTTTAAGATACAGTGAAAAATCAAATAATTTAAGGCTTCTTGCAGGGGTAACACACAATATTGGTGCGGTTTATGAAGCTCTGAATGATCTTGAAAGAGCAGAGGAGTATTATCAGCGCGCTTTGACTAATAGAATAAAGTTTAACGACCAATTTGGGCTTGGTGAAAGCTACATAGCTCTTGGTAAGGTTATGAAAAAAAAATCTGACTATGATAAAGCATTTAGCTATTATAATAAAGCGTTGGAAATCCAAAAAAAAATTAATGATCTTCCAAACTTAGCGGTTACATATAATAACCTAGGACAACTAAATAGATTAATCGGAAACAAACTAAAGGCGTTAGAGTATTACCACAAGAGTATGGATATTCAATTAAAGATTCAGGACAAGAACGGACTAACTTTCTCTTATAGCAATATTGGAGGTTTATATAAAGAACAAAAGGAGTTTGATAAGGCCATTACATACACAATTAAATCTCTTGAAATAGCTAAGGAACTTGGATATCCTGAAAATATAAGAAATTCTGCCCAGTTGTTGTCTGATTTATATGAATTCAAAGGCAATTCCAAAAAGGCTTTTGAATATTTTAAAATTTACATAAAGATGCGTGATAGTCTAAGTAATATTGATGTTCAAAAATCAAGCATTCAACAACAAGAAAAACTTATTTATGAAAAAAAACAGGCCATAGCACAAGAAAAGTATGCTTCCGATCTATTACTTCAAACGGAAAAGTCTATGGCTGAAAAAAAACGACAAAATATTATCATAGGTTCAGTTTGCACTGTACTTATACTTGTGATGTTTTTTTCTGTATTGCTTTTCAAAAGGTATAAAACAAGCCAGAGACAACGTAAGATTATAGAGCTCCAAAAATCTGAAGTGGAAAAGCAAAAACATTTGGTTGAAGTGAAACAAAATGAAATACTAGATTCAATTCATTATGCGCGGCGAATTCAAATGGCGCAAATCCCTTCGGAAAAAAGGGTTTTTTTCATGTTCAAAAAAACAAATACAAGTTAA
- a CDS encoding tetratricopeptide repeat protein, translating into MKKLLFFILILINCLAVNSINIDSLKKVLSIIKNDSIKCETLYQLSMNASEAEWPEFNSQMYSLASEKIKDAKTDKQKKYYYKFLGEAENNFGFLKENEGKANDALAHYLKSHKYHKQADEKFLESSALRNAGSMYYNLGYVEKGLIYYHAALKIREGFGESGELANIYNDVGIIYEGQHDIKRALEFYTKALSLYKKMKNRVGEARSLNNIGLLNYRNDLTDKSVSFFEEALKIQEEINDLKGQSSTINNLGGVYYSKKQYTEALKYFLKSFDLKKQVNDIVGSNNALQNIGQIYLVTGKTEDALKTANLLFKKAQEIKYPEQIKNASKLLGSIYEKQNKGMEALKMYKLYFNLRDSLQSLSTQKAAMQAAVKFEYEKKAAADSVAYVNATKIKNAELNKQKAEIQVKKNQQKALFIGLLLVVVFSIIIFNRLLIIKKQKGIIESKEKEAQHQKTIVEEKQKEILASIHYAQRIQKAQLPNDKQLISLMNISKQTKN; encoded by the coding sequence ATGAAGAAACTATTATTTTTTATTTTAATATTAATAAATTGTCTTGCTGTAAATTCAATTAACATTGATTCTTTAAAAAAAGTTCTATCCATTATAAAAAATGATTCTATAAAGTGTGAGACATTGTATCAATTGTCCATGAACGCTTCTGAAGCTGAATGGCCGGAATTTAATAGTCAAATGTATTCCTTGGCATCTGAAAAAATAAAAGATGCAAAAACCGACAAACAAAAAAAGTATTATTATAAATTTTTAGGTGAAGCCGAAAATAATTTTGGTTTTCTGAAAGAAAATGAAGGCAAAGCCAACGACGCATTAGCTCACTATCTTAAAAGTCACAAATATCATAAGCAAGCTGACGAAAAATTTTTAGAGTCCTCGGCCCTAAGAAATGCGGGAAGCATGTATTATAATTTGGGTTATGTAGAGAAAGGTTTAATCTATTATCACGCAGCATTAAAAATAAGAGAGGGTTTCGGCGAAAGTGGAGAGTTAGCTAACATTTATAATGACGTAGGAATAATTTATGAAGGTCAGCACGATATTAAAAGAGCCTTGGAGTTTTATACGAAGGCACTATCCCTTTATAAAAAAATGAAGAACAGAGTGGGCGAGGCCAGAAGTTTAAATAATATTGGTTTATTGAATTACAGAAATGACTTAACCGATAAAAGCGTGTCATTTTTTGAAGAGGCATTAAAAATTCAGGAAGAAATTAATGATTTAAAGGGTCAGTCTTCAACCATTAATAATTTGGGTGGAGTATATTATTCTAAAAAGCAATATACGGAAGCTCTAAAATATTTTCTAAAAAGTTTTGATTTAAAAAAACAAGTGAATGACATAGTAGGTTCTAATAATGCCCTACAAAACATTGGGCAAATCTATTTAGTAACCGGTAAAACGGAAGACGCATTAAAAACAGCAAACTTATTATTTAAAAAAGCCCAAGAAATAAAATATCCCGAACAAATTAAAAACGCATCTAAATTACTTGGAAGTATATATGAGAAACAAAACAAGGGAATGGAGGCACTAAAAATGTATAAACTGTATTTTAATTTGAGAGACAGCTTACAAAGCTTGTCAACTCAAAAAGCAGCCATGCAGGCTGCCGTAAAATTTGAATACGAAAAAAAGGCAGCAGCAGATAGCGTCGCTTATGTAAACGCCACCAAAATAAAAAATGCAGAATTAAATAAACAAAAAGCAGAAATTCAAGTAAAGAAAAACCAACAAAAGGCTCTGTTTATCGGGTTGCTTTTAGTTGTGGTTTTTTCAATAATTATTTTTAACCGTCTTTTAATTATTAAAAAGCAAAAGGGAATAATTGAATCAAAGGAAAAAGAAGCGCAACACCAAAAAACAATAGTTGAAGAAAAACAAAAGGAAATTTTAGCAAGCATTCATTACGCACAACGAATACAAAAAGCGCAACTGCCCAACGATAAACAATTAATTTCTCTCATGAATATATCAAAGCAAACTAAGAATTGA
- a CDS encoding response regulator transcription factor produces MTKRITIVEDDSIIRNAFVTLIKQDKKYEVINAYSDAESAIKNIKTDEPDICLMDIELPGMNGIVAISKIKAIRPQTQVVVVTVYENDDLVFKALCEGASGYLTKNMPLNKLIDSLQELENGGAPMSTNVARMVVQSFHKNRQSPLSNRELEVLELLSSGKSYSTIADQLFVDKETIKSHIKNIYLKLEVHSKAEAIEKAKKSKYI; encoded by the coding sequence ATGACTAAACGAATTACAATAGTAGAAGACGATAGCATTATTAGAAATGCTTTTGTCACCTTAATTAAACAAGATAAGAAATACGAGGTAATTAACGCGTATTCAGACGCTGAGTCTGCTATTAAGAATATTAAAACCGACGAGCCGGATATTTGTTTGATGGATATTGAGCTTCCCGGCATGAATGGAATAGTAGCTATTTCTAAAATTAAAGCTATACGGCCACAAACGCAAGTAGTGGTAGTAACTGTATATGAAAATGACGATTTAGTTTTTAAGGCACTTTGCGAAGGGGCTTCGGGCTATCTAACAAAAAACATGCCGCTTAATAAATTAATAGATTCATTGCAGGAATTAGAAAACGGTGGCGCCCCCATGAGCACTAACGTGGCCCGTATGGTGGTACAGTCTTTTCATAAAAATCGCCAATCGCCTCTTTCCAATCGAGAGTTGGAAGTGCTGGAATTATTGTCCAGCGGAAAAAGTTATTCAACAATTGCCGATCAACTTTTTGTAGATAAAGAAACTATTAAGTCACACATTAAAAATATTTATTTAAAACTGGAAGTACACTCAAAGGCAGAAGCCATCGAAAAGGCTAAAAAAAGCAAATACATTTAA
- the rfaE2 gene encoding D-glycero-beta-D-manno-heptose 1-phosphate adenylyltransferase, translating to MSFNKRLKTKIQDLDNAVRIINGLRLKGKKIVFTNGCFDILHKGHVTLLAKARDLGDILVLGLNTDESVKKQGKGENRPVNDQNARACVLASLEFVDYIVLFNEDTPLELIKTLRPNVLVKGGDYEKEIVVGYSEVKSFGGETVIIPLVEGYSTTSTIEKMKK from the coding sequence ATGTCGTTCAATAAACGTTTAAAAACTAAAATTCAAGACCTGGATAATGCGGTAAGAATTATAAACGGACTTCGATTAAAAGGTAAAAAAATTGTTTTTACCAATGGTTGTTTTGATATTTTGCACAAAGGGCATGTAACACTTTTGGCAAAGGCGCGGGATTTGGGAGATATTTTAGTTTTAGGATTGAATACTGACGAATCTGTGAAAAAGCAAGGTAAAGGAGAAAACAGACCGGTAAATGATCAAAATGCGAGAGCATGTGTTTTGGCCTCATTGGAGTTTGTTGATTACATAGTGTTGTTTAACGAAGATACGCCCCTGGAATTAATCAAAACATTAAGACCGAATGTTCTTGTGAAAGGCGGTGATTACGAGAAAGAAATTGTAGTTGGCTATTCGGAAGTTAAAAGTTTTGGTGGTGAAACGGTGATCATTCCTCTAGTGGAAGGTTATTCAACAACTTCTACCATTGAGAAAATGAAAAAATAA